GGTATTTGAAGATTTTAGTAATTTTAAATTACAATCTGATAAAAAAGTTTACCATTTATCTCCAGCCTAATGTAGGGCTTGCGATAAATGGCTTGATATTTTGAGAGTAGAATATACTGGACAATTAACATAGGAGGAATTATGTGGAGTTTAATTTCAAAAACTGGTTCTTTGGTCTGGTTGATGGTGCCAATATTTTTGTGTTCTATTTTTTCTTTAGCGATAACATTAGAGCGGTTATTTTTTTATCTGAGCATTAGAATTAATGTTGTAGACATTGTTTCACAAATATTAGAGCTAGTGCGTAAAAATAAAATAACTGAGGCTATAGATATTTGCGAAAAGTCACCTTTTTATGTTACTAATATTTTGAAGTCTGGGCTCACTCATTATGAAGAGGCTAAAGGTGTTATTCGGGAGGCAATGGAGAACGCTTCTCTTTATGAAATACCCAAGTTGGAAAAAGGTTTGAATTTTTTAAGCACAATAGCACACGTTACACCATTGTTAGGCCTTTTGGGTACAGTGGTTGGCTTGGTGCAGTGTTTTTATGTAATTGAACAGAAAACTTCTAGCGTTGGTATGGTTAACCCTTCTGATCTAGCTAACGGAATCTGGATAGCTCTATTAACCACTGTGGCCGGATTATTGGTAGCGATCCCAAGTTATATTATGTATAACTATTTCATTCATAAGGTTAATTCAGCAACTTTGGAATCCGAGCGGGCCGCTACAGAACTTCTTGAAGTTCTTCCTCAAAGCAGGTATAGCGATGAAGTTTAAAAAACGCGCCCGTGTAGAGGCGGGGTTACGTCAAATTGATATAGTTCCCTTGATTGATTGTGTTTTTCTTCTGTTGATATTTTTCATGTTAACATCAAATTTTGTTGTGATTCCTGGAGTTAATGTGAACCTTCCTAAGGTTTTAACTTCCGAATCAGTCGACGGTAGAACTCTAACGATTACCATTTCTAGCGAGGATATTATTTATTTAAAAGATAAGCCCTATAGTCTTCGTGATGTTGAGGATTTCATTAAGGAGGAGAAAATTAGTTCTATTTTTATTAAAGCCGATCGAGACGCAAGTTTTGGGATATTCACAAAGATTTATGATATTTGCAAGAGGCTGAGTATAGTAAAGATTAGCTACGCAACTACCTATGATGACTAGATGATGCCTGCTTTACATCCTCGATTTTAACCTCACTCGGTTTTAAAATAATTACTATGTCAGTAAAAATTATATCTTTTGGGAAAAGACATTTTGTATCGTTGTTCGTATCTATTTCTCTTTTTTTGCATTTTATTTTTGTTTTTTGGTGTTCATTTTATATAGAAACCGCCCCTAGTCCCTCAGTTTATGCCTGGACGAATATTATTGGAAAGAAGGATTTATTTTTTGAGAAAAAGTTAATTCAATTTCCAGAAAAAGCCTTCTCTTCGGTGGATCCATTGCGTAGAGAGTATTTTTCAGCTTCTTTTTTAAACGAAGATTATTTCCAACGCAAACATAAAGAACAGATAGATATTTTGCCTTACGTTAGCAAAGTTTCCTTCGATGATGCTATTTTGAGTCAAAAGCGAAAGCAGTATGTCTACCTTTGGGAGAGGAACGCGGTTTTGTCTTCTTGGGAAGAGGAGGTCATTCCTTATCGAGTTTATGTTTCCAATCATGGACGGGTGATTTTTCTATATCCGGAAAAATTATCAGTTAATTCTTATGAAAATTTGAATTTTCAGGACTATATTCGGGAATCTACTCAATTTCTAGGGGATAAATTTTTCTGGACAAAATTAGAGGCAGTAGTAAAATAAATGAGTATTGGACTTGCGTTTTTTGCCGGGATATTACTTAGCGGCTCAGTGGTTGTAGCTTTTCTTTTGGAGTATTTTAACAACCGCAAGTTTGCTAAAATGCGAAAAAATACTAACCTCAAGCGGCAAAAATGCGAGGTCTGTGCAGAGGTTTATTTTGTTTCAATATTGTCTGAGTTTTGGCGTTGTCCACGTTGTGATAGTATAAATAAAGAAAAATGATTACTGAAATAGGAATTATAGCTGGTGAGATTTGGCATTTTCTAGATAAACATGGAATGGTTAGTCTTCATAAACTAATCGTTGGTATTGAAAAGCCAAAAGAATTAGTTTTAATGAGCTTGGGCTGGTTGGCCCGCGAAGGCCATGTTTTGGTAGAATTTAAAGACCCTGACTACGTAATCTCTTTGCGGGAAGAGAATAAATCCAGCAAAGCGGAGTAGTTTCTAATATTTTAAGTAGTTATCCCGCCATTTTTTACCCATTTATTTTTTAAAAGTAGTTTTGGTGCCAAATCGGTGGGGCCGTAGTTCAGTTGGGAGAACGCCTCGTTCGCAACGAGGAGGTCGGCGGTTCGACTCCGCTCGGCTCCATGGAAATAAACAATAAGTTAGGGAAATATGTCAAAGATAAGAATGTATATTGAGCCTGGTCAAATTGAAGAGTTTATTCAGTTGAAGAATAGGGATGCTGTCCATAAGTTAAAAGATGTCCTGAGGCTTAAAGAATCAGATTGTCTTTGTTTTTTTGACGGCCGCGGGAAGGAGTATGTTTATCATATTGAGGAATTGTCCAAGAAGTCAATCTTGCTGAAACAAGAAAAGTTGTTACGATCGGAGCCTCATCCGACCAAACAAGTAACCTTAGCTTTTCCTCTTGAGCGAGAGGAAAGGGTAGATTTTATTTTGCAGAAGTGTACTGAGCTGGGAGCCTTAAGGTTTATTCCCTTTGTTTGTCAGCGGAGCATCCAGAGAAAGCCATCAGCTAATAAACTGGCTAGATGGAAGAAAATAATTAACGAAGCTACTCGGCAGTCACAACGTTTATGGATTCCGAAGATAGAAGAAACTTTAGATTTTTTGGATCTAGCTAAAGTCAAGTCGGATTTAAAGCTGGTTGGAAATATTTCCGGTAAAACTATAAGTAGAAAGTTTGATAAAAAGATTAAAGATGTTTTAATAGCTATCGGTCCAGTCGGAGATTTTTCAGATCAAGAGTATCAAGAATTTAAGAGTCAAGGTTTTAGTTCGGTTAAACTTTCGGCGAACCTCTTGCGTACCGAAACCGCTGCTATGTTTTCGGTAGGGTTATTAAATAATTTTCTAGATGAAGGTTAAATTTTTTACTCTAGGTTGCAAGGTTAATCAGTATGAAACTCAAGGTTTAAAAGAGAAACTGTTTGAATTTGGATTTAGTGAAACCGACAAAAAAGCGGACCTTTATGTGATTAATACTTGCACGGTTACTCATCGGGCAGATTCAAAATCCCGCCAGGCAATTAAACAGGCCAAAAAAGAAAATCCTTTGGCAAAAATAGCGGTTTGCGGTTGTTTGCCGCAACTTAATCGAGCGGTAATAGAAAAAATAGGTGCTGATTATATCGTTTCTCAAGGCGATAAGCATCTTTTGCCGGAAATTATTAGCGGAGATTTATCTGGCCAGAAGTTAAAAACAGACAGTAATGATATATGGTCATTGAAGATAACTCATTTCAATAATCAACGTGCTTTTGTTAAAATTCAAGATGGTTGTAGTAATTTTTGCAGTTTTTGTAAAATACCTCATTTAAGGGGGCCATCGCGCAGCCGAGCGAAAAATCAAGTTATTGCCGAATGTTTAAGGATTTCCAAATTGCACAAGGAAATCGTTCTTTGCGGGGTTAATCTAAGTCTTTGGGGTCGTGATTTTAATCCAGCCACATCTTTAGCTGATTTGGTTGAAGAAATCTTAACGATTCCATCTTTGGGTAGGCTTCGTTTGAGTTCGCTTGAGTCGAAGTTTATCGATGAAAAGCTAATTTCACTTTTTAATAATCGAAAACTTTGTTCGCATGTGCATTTACCTTTTCAATACGGGGACGATCGAATACTTACTGAAATGAATAAAAAAGAAACCGTGGCCTTATATGAAGA
Above is a window of Candidatus Omnitrophota bacterium DNA encoding:
- a CDS encoding MotA/TolQ/ExbB proton channel family protein, giving the protein MWSLISKTGSLVWLMVPIFLCSIFSLAITLERLFFYLSIRINVVDIVSQILELVRKNKITEAIDICEKSPFYVTNILKSGLTHYEEAKGVIREAMENASLYEIPKLEKGLNFLSTIAHVTPLLGLLGTVVGLVQCFYVIEQKTSSVGMVNPSDLANGIWIALLTTVAGLLVAIPSYIMYNYFIHKVNSATLESERAATELLEVLPQSRYSDEV
- a CDS encoding biopolymer transporter ExbD → MKFKKRARVEAGLRQIDIVPLIDCVFLLLIFFMLTSNFVVIPGVNVNLPKVLTSESVDGRTLTITISSEDIIYLKDKPYSLRDVEDFIKEEKISSIFIKADRDASFGIFTKIYDICKRLSIVKISYATTYDD
- a CDS encoding 16S rRNA (uracil(1498)-N(3))-methyltransferase — encoded protein: MSKIRMYIEPGQIEEFIQLKNRDAVHKLKDVLRLKESDCLCFFDGRGKEYVYHIEELSKKSILLKQEKLLRSEPHPTKQVTLAFPLEREERVDFILQKCTELGALRFIPFVCQRSIQRKPSANKLARWKKIINEATRQSQRLWIPKIEETLDFLDLAKVKSDLKLVGNISGKTISRKFDKKIKDVLIAIGPVGDFSDQEYQEFKSQGFSSVKLSANLLRTETAAMFSVGLLNNFLDEG
- a CDS encoding winged helix-turn-helix domain-containing protein codes for the protein MITEIGIIAGEIWHFLDKHGMVSLHKLIVGIEKPKELVLMSLGWLAREGHVLVEFKDPDYVISLREENKSSKAE
- the mtaB gene encoding tRNA (N(6)-L-threonylcarbamoyladenosine(37)-C(2))-methylthiotransferase MtaB, with translation MKVKFFTLGCKVNQYETQGLKEKLFEFGFSETDKKADLYVINTCTVTHRADSKSRQAIKQAKKENPLAKIAVCGCLPQLNRAVIEKIGADYIVSQGDKHLLPEIISGDLSGQKLKTDSNDIWSLKITHFNNQRAFVKIQDGCSNFCSFCKIPHLRGPSRSRAKNQVIAECLRISKLHKEIVLCGVNLSLWGRDFNPATSLADLVEEILTIPSLGRLRLSSLESKFIDEKLISLFNNRKLCSHVHLPFQYGDDRILTEMNKKETVALYEDKVFQLRAIKPQIGLSCDIIVGFPGEDQERFENTVAFLKRLEPMRMHIFSFSPREGTKFSKLSLTNQKETKLRFDALRKLADQFSFKYAQKFLGEELEVVIEEKSRGFACGYTENYIKVYIKDEVSLGDIIRVRIEEIKNNKVFAHAS